In Primulina eburnea isolate SZY01 chromosome 5, ASM2296580v1, whole genome shotgun sequence, a single window of DNA contains:
- the LOC140832759 gene encoding uncharacterized protein gives MDSHSVGSSFSYKGQEFSDHSLVNGDCSAFSECSSDRSGEFTAASAYSRHLFVACATDNSDELISYLVSALDSTNIDEQKQAAMEIRLLAMNKADNRIRIAEAGAIKPLISLISSNDPQLQEYGVTAILNLSLCDENKEEIASSGAIERLVRALKFGTSTAKENAACALLRLSQNEKNKTAIGKSGAIPPLVNLLETGSLRGKKDACTALFSLCSVKENTLKAVQAGIMKPLVEMMSDFASNMVDKSAYVLSLLVSVVEARAELVEEGGIPVLVEIVEVGTRRQKEIAVSILSELCEDCVAYRTMVAREGAIPPLIGLSQTGTSRAKHKTHRSWHVESNQNNSQNEDHNCFSVLIVKPMSKPRTYSVVWIPEDMKIKPKLELEPCKVRNLIINLSPGFYYIIS, from the exons ATGGATTCTCATTCCGTTGGATCGAGCTTTTCCTACAAGGGGCAGGAATTCAGCGATCATAGCCTTGTAAATGGTGATTGCTCTGCATTCAGTGAATGTAGCAGTGATAGATCCGGGGAGTTTACGGCCGCCTCCGCCTACAGTCGCCATCTCTTTGTCGCCTGCGCCACAGATAACTCCGATGAGCTCATCTCCTATCTCGTTTCCGCTCTTGATTCGACCAACATCGATGAACAGAAGCAAGCAGCTATGGAAATCCGTCTCCTAGCCATGAACAAAGCTGATAACAGAATTAGAATTGCCGAAGCTGGGGCGATTAAGCCGCTGATTTCGTTAATTTCGTCGAACGATCCTCAGTTGCAGGAATACGGCGTCACCGCGATTCTTAATTTATCTCTATGCGACGAGAATAAGGAAGAAATCGCTTCATCCGGGGCGATTGAACGGTTAGTCCGCGCGCTGAAATTCGGTACTTCAACTGCCAAAGAAAACGCCGCCTGCGCACTCCTCAGACTGTCGCAAAACGAGAAGAACAAAACCGCGATCGGGAAATCCGGTGCGATTCCGCCGCTGGTGAACTTGCTGGAGACCGGGAGTTTGAGAGGGAAGAAAGACGCGTGCACGGCGCTGTTCTCGCTGTGCTCGGTGAAGGAAAACACACTGAAGGCTGTGCAGGCGGGAATAATGAAGCCTTTGGTGGAGATGATGTCGGACTTTGCTTCGAACATGGTGGATAAATCGGCATACGTGTTGAGCTTGCTGGTGTCAGTGGTGGAGGCTAGGGCGGAGCTGGTGGAAGAAGGTGGGATTCCAGTGCTGGTGGAGATAGTGGAAGTGGGAACACGACGGCAGAAGGAGATTGCGGTGTCCATACTGTCAGAGTTGTGCGAGGATTGCGTCGCGTATCGTACCATGGTGGCCCGCGAAGGAGCCATTCCTCCCTTGATCGGTTTGTCGCAGACTGGGACCAGTCGGGCCAAACATAAG aCCCACCGGAGTTGGCATGTTGAATCAAATCAAAACAATTCCCAAAACGAAGATCACAACTGTTTTTCGGTTTTGATCGTAAAGCCAATGTCGAAACCAAGAACTTACAGTGTGGTATGGATTCCTGAAGATATGAAAATAAAGCCAAAATTAGAATTGGAACCGTGCAAAGTTCGTAACTTGATCATAAATCTATCTCCAggattttactatattattagtTAG